The Sphingobacterium lactis sequence CCGCGCTTTACACCCCAAGAAATAGCCGCACCCACGATCCCACCGAAGGTGGCATCGATACTGAATGCAGATTGAAAGATCAATTTAAAAACTGCAGGAACCTGCTGAATATTCATCCCAATAATGATGATGGCCATCAAAATATAGATTCCCGCCATAAAGGGAACCACAAACTCCGCAACCTTACTGATCCGTTTTACCCCGCCAATAATGATAAAACCCAATAAAATGATCAAGGCTATGCCTACGGCAAAGGCTGGAATATCAAATGCGGATTTCATCGCGATGGCGATGCTATTGCTCTGTACATTCGGCAGCAGAAATCCGGTACTGATAATGGTAACGATGGCAAATGTCCAGGCAAAGACTTTCGATTTCAGGCCCTTAAGGATATAATACGCCGGACCACCCCGGTATTGACCATCTTTGACCTCTTTGTACAATTGTCCCAAGGTAGCCTCGATAATAGCTGAGGAACTTCCCAGGAACGCGATGATCCACATCCAGAAAACCGCTCCAGGACCACCCATACCGATGGCCGTAGCCACTCCGGCTATATTTCCTGTCCCTACCCGACCCGAAATCGCCAGGGAAAATGCCTGAAAAGAAGAAATCCCCTTTTCCGAACTGCCCCCCTTGAACAGCAAACGGATCATTTCCCGGAGGTACATGATCTGTGGAAATTTAAATCGAATCGAAAAATAAACGCCTGCCAATAAACACAGGTAAACTAAAGCATCGCTCCAGATAATACTATAAATTTTGTCTATGATTTCTTGCATGAATACCCTTTGAAATTGGCTTGAACCGCTAAAATAGAGAAATGATGTTTTGGTTCATTGAAAAATTGCATAGATTCTATCTATAAAAGCGACCGCTCATATAGAGAGCACTGAACTTGACGGCAGCTTTTGCGTTTAAGTTCCTTTAAAGTGGTTTTCCGGATTAGGTTAGGTAGAAGGAAGTAAACAACGAATATTATAGTGCCAATGACCGCTTTTAATGCATTTTGTTTTTAGCCTGCTTGATAGGCAGGAGTGAATGAGAAAACCGATTGTTCCAGGGCTTAAAAAAGCGAAAGCCATGATGTTTGCACATCATGGCTCTGTATGTTACCCCAATTTCGGATATCCCTATCCTCTACTGTTATAGTTTGGCGCTTCTTTGGTGATCTGGATGTTGTGCGGATGAGATTCGCGCAGACCAGCTCCCGTGATACGAACAAACTTAGCTTCTTGTAATTTTTCAATGGTTGCTGCTCCACAGTAACCCATGGATGCACGCAGACCGCCGATATATTGGTAAACGACCTCTGCCAATGTTCCTTTATAAGGCACACGCCCAACGATACCTTCAGGCACCAATTTCTTGATATCATCTTCTACATCTTGGAAATAACGATCCTTGGATCCTTTTTCCATCGCTTCCACGGAACCCATACCGCGGTAGGACTTGAATTTACGCCCTTCCAATAGAATGGTTTCGCCCGGTGCTTCTTCTACCCCAGCGAATAGGGAACCTGCCATAATGGTATTTGCACCTGCAGCAATCGCTTTTGCGATATCCCCAGTTTGCTTGATACCACCATCAGCGATCAATGGTACACCTGTTCCTTTTAAAGCCTTCGCCACCTCGTAAACAGCGTACAGCTGAGGAACACCCACACCGGCAATGATACGAGTCGTACAGATAGAACCCGGACCGATACCGACCTTAACGGCATCAGCACCTGCGTCAGCTAGCATTTTCGCTGCATCTCCAGTCGCAATGTTACCAACGATAACCTGCAGATCCGGATAAGCCGCTTTCACTTCTTTCAATTTATTGATAACCCCTAGGGAATGACCGTGTGCTGTATCGATAGTAATCACGTCAACACCGGCTTTTACCAATGCATCCACACGATCCAATGTATCGTGGGTCACTCCTACTGCTGCACCAACCAACAAACGTCCGTGTTCATCCTTTGCAGCATTTGGGTAATGTTTATATTTCTGAATGTCTTTAAAAGTAATCAACCCTTTCAAGATTCCGTTTGTATCCACAACCGGTAACTTTTCAATTTTATGGTTTTGTAGGATTTCCTCTGCTTTTATCAAATCTGTTCCTTCAGGTGCTACAACCAAGTTGGTCTTGGTCATCAGTTCACTGATCGGACGCGCCATATCCTTTTGGAAGCGCAAGTCGCGGTTTGTAACAATACCGACCAATTTATTCTCCAAGTTGATCACAGGGATACCACCGATCTTATGTTCCTTCATAATCTGGAATGCGTCTCCTACGGTCGCATTTTCCAATAAGGTTACCGGATCTTGGATCATCCCGCTTTCGGAACGCTTCACTTTGCGCACTTCAGCAGCCTGTTCCGCGATGGTCATATTCTTATGCAACATACCGATACCGCCCGCCTGTGCGATGGCAATCGCTAAATCAGCACCTGTAACCGTATCCATAGCGGCAGAAACCAACGGGATATTTAATTTGATTTTTTTGGTCAGATAGGTACTTGTATCTACGTCGCGAGGTAAGATTTCTGAATAAGCTGGGATTAATAATACATCGTCGTAGGTAAGACCTTCTTGTACGAATTTTTGTGGATCTAATTGCATAGCAAATATTAAATGGGGTTTCTATTTGCCAGGCAAATTTACAAAAAATTATAATAATATAAAACTACCGCAAACTAATTACACTAAATCGACAAACTAAATTTCCAGGTCACATTACCTGAAAACAGGTAATGACCAATTAAAGTTAAAAAACTGTTAAAATTTGGCAAGCTAATTGCTTAATGATGATAAATTAAAATTTAATTAACACAATATTTATGAAAAAGACATTACTATCATTAGCAGCTGCAGCAGCTTTAGTTTTTGGCTTCAACGAAGCTAAAGCTCAAACTCCTTATAAAACAGCTATCGGTCTTGCAATAGACTTAGGTGATGGCGCGACTTTGTTCGGCCCACAAATCAAGCATTCTTTCGGTGGTGCGAACGCTGGTCAAGCGCAAGTATTATTCGGAGATAACTTTACTGCAATCGGTGCAGACTATTCTTACAACCAACAGTTCGCTGGAACTAACGGTTTAGGATGGTACGTTGGTGTGGGTCCTCAAATCGGATTCGGTGGTGACCTAACTTGGTTCTCAATCCGTCCACAAGCAGGTTTGGAATACAAGATTCCTTCCGCTCCTATTGCTTTCCACTTCGACTGGAAACCAAACTGGAACCTTTCTCACGATACTGATTTCAACGCTGCTCGTTTCAGCTTAGGATTTAAATTCACTTTAAGATAGTGAATAACAAAAAAGCCTTTCTTGCAGAAAGGCTTTTTTGTTATAGTAGTGAGATGTGAGTATTGAGATATGAGACCTGCTGGAAAGTATTTAGTATTTAGTATTAAGTATTAAGATGTATGGTGAACAAAATACTAGGAATGCCTTTCTTGCAGAAAGGCTTTTTTGTTATAGTAGTGAGATATGAGAATTGAGATATGAGACCAGTTGGAAAGTATTTAGTAGTTAGTATTAAGTATTAAGATGTATGGTGAACAAAATACTAGGAATGCCTTTCTTGCAGAAAGGCTTTTTTGTTATAGTAGTGAGATATGAGAATTGAGATATGAGACCAGTTGGAAAGTAGTTAGTAGTTAGTATTAAGTATTAAGATGTATGGCTCATATAAAATTTAGCATAAAGCAATTGGACGTAAAGTGGATAAAATACGCGAAAAGCCTTTCTGGATGAAAGGCTTTTTTATTGTATATAATATGATGTGGGACTATAGGTCGATCTAAACCCAGGATTGACTGGGTTCTTTCTGAGGTTATCAAATAGGCTGTTCGTTCTTTGCTTTCTTCTTCATTATCCTGAGAAAGAAATAAAATAGAATGGTAGCTGCTATTGGGGTTACTATTAAGAACCAGAGGTTGAATGTATTAGTGAATAGAAAGTTGATAATACATAAAACGGCTAACACAATTAAAAAAAACACGACTAATTTCATGGCTAAATATTTAGTTTATAAAATGATTAATTCTCCTACTTCGTTGTTTTACTTTTTTGGTATTGGTAAGACAGATATTTGTCTTAGGGATGTACAACTATATTATGTGCTATTCATAAAAAGTTAATAAAATATTTATTTCATTAAAACCAAAGGTTTCAATGGGACTAAATCGGCTATTTTGTAATTTGTGATTAAATTTAATAAATATTAAATTAATTTTATGTGTATTTTATGTAAATTTTATAAGGACAATGTAGAACATTCGGCACCTATGCAGGTCAGAAAAAGGGACTGGAGTATTTGTGCGCTATCAATGAGCGGATTTATTGCGCGAAAAAGCGGCAGGATAGTGCCTGAAAATTAAGGGAATATTAAGAAACAACTTTTCCCGTATTATGTTTGATATACTATTTCCATTATGTATTTTTTTTATACCTTTGCGAATCTTGGTAAAATATTATTAAGCTTAAAAAAAAACATAAAAAACCATAATTTATTACGATTAGACAATGAGTAAAGGGCTGATTAAATTTTTGGTGATAGTGGTTTCCTTAGCGTGCCTCTACTCCTTATCATTCACTTTTGTAACACGTAAAGTTGAAAAAGACGCAGCGGAATACGCCAATGGCGACATGGCAAAGGAAAAAGCCTATTTGGATTCCATCGCGGGTGAGGAAGTGTACAACCTAGGTATCGCAAAATTCACCTATCGCGAAGCGAAAGCAAACGAACTTGCTCTTGGTTTGGACCTTAAGGGTGGTATGAACGTTACAATGGAAATTTCATTGAACGAATTGATCACCAACCTAGCGAACAAACCTAAGGATGCAAACTTCAACAAAGCATTAGAAACTGCAGTTGCAAAGAGCAAAACGACAAACACGTCATTGATTGACCTGTTTCTAAATGAGTATAAAGCTACTGGTGCTTCGGCTCCGATCGCTTCATTCTTCGCAACAAAGGACAATGCAAATGTAATCACTGGCGCCAGCTCAGAGAATGATGTCCGTACTTGGTTAAAAAGAGAAGCGGATAATGCCATCCAAAACTCCTACAAGGTATTGCGTACGCGTATCGACAAGTTCGGCGTAGCATCCCCTAACATCCAGATCCAACAAGGAACAAACCGTATCCTAATCGAGTTACCAGGTGTAAACGATGAAGAACGCGTTCGTAAGCTCCTTCAAGGTTCTGCAAAACTAGAATTCTACGAAACTTACAATAACGCACAGATTTTCTCCCTTCTAGAGAACATCAACACTACCCTTGCTACTACATTGAAGTCAAACAAAGCCGTTGCTAACGTGCCTAGTGATTCAACAACTGCAACGGTAGCTGCTGATACAACGAAGAAAGAAGAAAACCTATTGGCGAAATTAGGCGCGAACAAAGCAGGTTCTGATTCCGCAAAAACAACGGATTCAGCAGCGGCAAAAGTGGATCAAGCAGCATTGGCTAACAATCCATTATTCGCGGTATTGAGCCCATCGATCTATTCTGACCCGAACACCGGCCAACAGCAATTGATCCCAGGTGCAGTGGTAGGACATGCCAACCTAAAGGACACAGCGAAGATCAATGCGTATCTAGCTCGTCCGGAAATTAAATCCATCATCCCAGGAAACCTAAAACTCCTTTGGGCTGTAAAACCAGAAAACAACAATAAAGATTTTCTTTCCCTATACGCTATCAAAGCATCAGGTGCTGAAAACGGACCGGTAATGACAGGTGATGTGATCACTGACGCTACAGATGGTTTCGATCAGCAGAACACACCGATCGTATCCATGCAGATGAACGCCAGCGGCGCGCAACAATGGAGACGCATCACAGCACAAGCAGCGCAGAATAGAGATGCCATTGCGATCGTTTTGGATAACGTGGTATACTCTGCTCCAGGTGTGAACGAAGAAATCCCGAACGGAAACTCCCAGATCTCTGGTAACTTCACCATTGAAGACACCAAAGACTTAGCAAACGTATTGAAAGCAGGTCGCCTTCCAACAACGGCAAAAATCGTTGAAGAAGCAATCGTAGGTCCTTCATTGGGTCAGGTAGCGATTGATTCCGGTGTGAACTCTGCGATCATCGGTATTATCGTGGTTATGGCGTTCATGATCGCGTACTACAACCGTGCAGGTATTGCTGCGAACATCGCGGTAATCTTCAACGTATTCTTCTTGATGGGTGTTCTTGCATCCCTGAATGCGGTGCTTACCCTACCGGGTATTGCGGGTATTGTATTGACCATGGGCACTGCGGTGGATGCGAACGTACTGATCTACGAGCGTATGCGTGAAGAACAGGCCATGGGCAAATCCATCCGTCAGGTGGTTGCAGATGGTTACAAACATGCGATGCCATCTATCCTTGACTCCCAGATCACGACATTCTTGGTAGGTTTGATCCTATTCTTTACCGGAAGTGGTCCAATCCAAGGTTTCGCGACAACGTTGATGATCGGTATTATTACCTCATTGTTCACAGCGATCTTCATCACTCGTTTGATCTTCGAATACATGTTGGAGAAAGATATCAAGATTACGCTTTCCTTCCCTTGGTCTAACCACACGTTGAAGAATGCGAACTTCCAATTCATCAAAAAGAGAAAAGTAGCTTATATCGCTTCATTGATTGCTGTTGTTATTTCCATCGGCGCCATCTTAACCAAAGGTTTTTCTTACGGTGTAGATTTCCAAGGTGGTCGTACTTACACAGTACGTTTCGACAATGGTGTGAATGCGGAAGAAGTTCGTAATAACTTAGATAATATTTTCGGTACGACAACAGAGGTGAAAACCTTTGGTAATGAAAACCAATTGCGCGTTACGACATCCTACCAGATCGAAGAAACCAGCGATGCGGCAGATCAGGAAGTGCTATCAAAATTGAACGAAGGCCTATCAAAAGTACAGGGCAATAAATACGAGATCCTTTCGCAACAGAAAGTAGGACCTACCATCGCTAGCGATATCCGCGACAGAGCAATCTATGCGGCGATCCTATCGATTATCGTAATTGCAGCCTATATCTTGATCCGTTTCCACAAATGGCAATATTCCGCGGGTGCTGCGATTGCAACAATCCACGATGCGATTATCTTGATGGGACTATTCTCGATTTTGGATGGCATCGTTCCATTCTCCTTGGATATCGACCAGCATTTTGTGGCAGCGATCCTAACGGTATTGGGTTATTCGGTGAACGATACGGTGGTTGTATTCGACCGTCTTCGTGAATACTTGAAGAAACCGAATGCACACCAAGAGGAAATGGGTACTACCATCAATAAAGCGATCAACTCCACATTGAGCCGTACCGTGATTACATCTTTAACCGTAATCTTCGTGTTGGCTGTATTGTTCGTGTTCGGTGGTGAGGTTATCCGTGGGTTCTCCTTCGCTATCCTTGTAGGTATCGTTGTAGCAACTTACTCATCCATCTTCTTGGCAGCGCCAGCTATCTACGACCTATCAGGTGGTAAGCACTTAGCAGAAAGCGCAGAAGATAAAGCTAAAAAAGCGGCAAAAGTAGTTACTCCGTAATCGGAAAACTAATACTATACAAAAGGCTGTTCGTTCGAACAGCCTTTTTTTGTTTCCTTTATCATCCAGTATGTTTTTCCTATTCCGCATGATATTGTCAAAAATCTGTTTATTATCCTTTCTACTGAATCATACTCTATATTTTTTAGTAGTTTTGGCTATAAATCAACACGCATGAGAAATAAATTTCTAATAACCTCCCTTTGTTTATCCCTTGGCATTTTGGCTGTAGGGTGCAATAACGAGAACAAATCGACAAATACAACTACACAGGATGAGCATGCAGGACATGACCATGCCGGGCATGACCATAGTGCACATGAGCACACAACTGGACCTGTTCAGAACCCCGCTCCTGCTCCGAATGCCGCACCTATGCAGAAAGAACCGACCAAGAGTATTCCAGAGTTTACCTTCTACAAAGTGAAGTCGGGTATTTCGTATACAAAAGCAGATCTACCTGCCGGTAAGAACACGGTATTTGTCCTTTTCGATCCAGGATGTAACCATTGCCAGAACGAAACAAAAGCTTTAGCGCAGAACTACGATAAAATCAAGGATGTGAACATCCTATATGTATCCATGAATGACCCTGCCTTGATGTCCAGTTTCTTCAACACGTTCGGAAAGAATCTGGAAGGCAAGGAAAATGTGCAGATGCTGTGGGATAGAAACCAGGATTTCATCCAACGTTTCCACATCCCGAATATGTTCCCAGCGAACTATGTCTTTGGTCCGGATGGTGCCTTGAAATCGTACTGGGAAGGCGAAAAAGGAATTAATGAGGTTATTGCTGAATTTACGAAATAAATGAGAATTGCCATCAATGGGTTTGGTCGTATTGGCCGTCATACCCTTCGAAATCTGTTGAATAGAACGAATGAATCGTTGGAGGTTGTTGCGATCAATGATCTGGCCGATGCCCAGACCCTGGCGCACCTATTTAAGTATGATTCGGTACACGGACCTTTACATAGGCCCGTGGAGCACGATGCGAATCACCTGATCATTGATGGCAAATCCATCCTCATCCTCAACAAAAAGGATCCGGAGGAATTACCGTGGGACGAACTGGGTATCGACCTCGTGGTCGAATCCACCGGCTTTTTCGTGAAACATGACCTGGCAGCCAAGCACCTGAAAGCTGGTACCAAACAGGTCATCATCTCAGCCCCATCACCAGACAAGGAAGTTCCAACCGTGGTTCTCGGCATCAACGACCGGGACTTCGATTGGCAAACACCGATATTTTCCAATGCCTCCTGTACCACCAACAATGTGGCCCCACTGATCAAGATCTTGGATGAAAACTGGGGGATCGTCGATGGTTACATCACGACCGTCCACTCCATGACCGGCGACCAGAACCTACACGATGCACCA is a genomic window containing:
- a CDS encoding alanine/glycine:cation symporter family protein produces the protein MQEIIDKIYSIIWSDALVYLCLLAGVYFSIRFKFPQIMYLREMIRLLFKGGSSEKGISSFQAFSLAISGRVGTGNIAGVATAIGMGGPGAVFWMWIIAFLGSSSAIIEATLGQLYKEVKDGQYRGGPAYYILKGLKSKVFAWTFAIVTIISTGFLLPNVQSNSIAIAMKSAFDIPAFAVGIALIILLGFIIIGGVKRISKVAEFVVPFMAGIYILMAIIIIGMNIQQVPAVFKLIFQSAFSIDATFGGIVGAAISWGVKRGIYSNEAGQGTAPHAAAAAEVSHPIKQGLVQGFSVYVDTLFVCTATALMILFTGQYNVANPTGGFLVENLPQVEAGPEFTQYAVSQHFPGFGSAFIAIALMFFAFTTIMAYYYIAETNVSFIAKQKNRKVLIWVLRVMILGSVYMGCISSAKMAWDLGDIGVGMMAWLNLIAIILLHNKVLRLFKDYNTQLKQGIDPVYINKDLPSGDIWNKKTSI
- the guaB gene encoding IMP dehydrogenase — encoded protein: MQLDPQKFVQEGLTYDDVLLIPAYSEILPRDVDTSTYLTKKIKLNIPLVSAAMDTVTGADLAIAIAQAGGIGMLHKNMTIAEQAAEVRKVKRSESGMIQDPVTLLENATVGDAFQIMKEHKIGGIPVINLENKLVGIVTNRDLRFQKDMARPISELMTKTNLVVAPEGTDLIKAEEILQNHKIEKLPVVDTNGILKGLITFKDIQKYKHYPNAAKDEHGRLLVGAAVGVTHDTLDRVDALVKAGVDVITIDTAHGHSLGVINKLKEVKAAYPDLQVIVGNIATGDAAKMLADAGADAVKVGIGPGSICTTRIIAGVGVPQLYAVYEVAKALKGTGVPLIADGGIKQTGDIAKAIAAGANTIMAGSLFAGVEEAPGETILLEGRKFKSYRGMGSVEAMEKGSKDRYFQDVEDDIKKLVPEGIVGRVPYKGTLAEVVYQYIGGLRASMGYCGAATIEKLQEAKFVRITGAGLRESHPHNIQITKEAPNYNSRG
- the secDF gene encoding protein translocase subunit SecDF; its protein translation is MSKGLIKFLVIVVSLACLYSLSFTFVTRKVEKDAAEYANGDMAKEKAYLDSIAGEEVYNLGIAKFTYREAKANELALGLDLKGGMNVTMEISLNELITNLANKPKDANFNKALETAVAKSKTTNTSLIDLFLNEYKATGASAPIASFFATKDNANVITGASSENDVRTWLKREADNAIQNSYKVLRTRIDKFGVASPNIQIQQGTNRILIELPGVNDEERVRKLLQGSAKLEFYETYNNAQIFSLLENINTTLATTLKSNKAVANVPSDSTTATVAADTTKKEENLLAKLGANKAGSDSAKTTDSAAAKVDQAALANNPLFAVLSPSIYSDPNTGQQQLIPGAVVGHANLKDTAKINAYLARPEIKSIIPGNLKLLWAVKPENNNKDFLSLYAIKASGAENGPVMTGDVITDATDGFDQQNTPIVSMQMNASGAQQWRRITAQAAQNRDAIAIVLDNVVYSAPGVNEEIPNGNSQISGNFTIEDTKDLANVLKAGRLPTTAKIVEEAIVGPSLGQVAIDSGVNSAIIGIIVVMAFMIAYYNRAGIAANIAVIFNVFFLMGVLASLNAVLTLPGIAGIVLTMGTAVDANVLIYERMREEQAMGKSIRQVVADGYKHAMPSILDSQITTFLVGLILFFTGSGPIQGFATTLMIGIITSLFTAIFITRLIFEYMLEKDIKITLSFPWSNHTLKNANFQFIKKRKVAYIASLIAVVISIGAILTKGFSYGVDFQGGRTYTVRFDNGVNAEEVRNNLDNIFGTTTEVKTFGNENQLRVTTSYQIEETSDAADQEVLSKLNEGLSKVQGNKYEILSQQKVGPTIASDIRDRAIYAAILSIIVIAAYILIRFHKWQYSAGAAIATIHDAIILMGLFSILDGIVPFSLDIDQHFVAAILTVLGYSVNDTVVVFDRLREYLKKPNAHQEEMGTTINKAINSTLSRTVITSLTVIFVLAVLFVFGGEVIRGFSFAILVGIVVATYSSIFLAAPAIYDLSGGKHLAESAEDKAKKAAKVVTP
- a CDS encoding peroxiredoxin family protein produces the protein MRNKFLITSLCLSLGILAVGCNNENKSTNTTTQDEHAGHDHAGHDHSAHEHTTGPVQNPAPAPNAAPMQKEPTKSIPEFTFYKVKSGISYTKADLPAGKNTVFVLFDPGCNHCQNETKALAQNYDKIKDVNILYVSMNDPALMSSFFNTFGKNLEGKENVQMLWDRNQDFIQRFHIPNMFPANYVFGPDGALKSYWEGEKGINEVIAEFTK
- the gap gene encoding type I glyceraldehyde-3-phosphate dehydrogenase; this encodes MRIAINGFGRIGRHTLRNLLNRTNESLEVVAINDLADAQTLAHLFKYDSVHGPLHRPVEHDANHLIIDGKSILILNKKDPEELPWDELGIDLVVESTGFFVKHDLAAKHLKAGTKQVIISAPSPDKEVPTVVLGINDRDFDWQTPIFSNASCTTNNVAPLIKILDENWGIVDGYITTVHSMTGDQNLHDAPHRDLRRSRAASASIIPTTTGAAKAITNVFKHLEGKLGGAGIRVPVLNGSLTDFTCNLSKETTVEEINAKFREAASGDLKDVLYYTEDPIVSVDIINNPFSCVFDSQLTSIVGGLVKVVGWYDNEFGYSNRLVDILEKLASRHD